The following coding sequences lie in one Brevibacterium marinum genomic window:
- a CDS encoding AAA family ATPase → MRFHSIHLRNYRGIADSRVEFGDGVTVVEGPNEAGKSSIHEAITHLREDKSSSRKASVKQTQPVGVDAGPDVELHLSTGDYELRYRKRWIRQSFTELNIIGPRPEQLSSDDAHDRFLAILADTIDVDLLVALDVAQGESLAQAPLAQIKALHSALDESGVDVADHDDFLDQVEAEYLKYFTKNGNATGDYKAANAQVSAAEVAFDELKERSRGMDELVDSHARSATRLEEVRTDLTRAFAERDETEQSAKDVAELKAVLDQAVEHSQSSQRDEQIAAEALERRKKLIADVDSGQATVTETRRTVADLESAQSDKDAEFERAQQGLKEKQAVLDSARTRVKAAAKAVSRARARTELSDLSRRLETIRDHDEKKSRAQATIGSIPITSADVDTVSSLETELRIAENAKTAAAAQIDARQLGAQGVSVDGTELGEGSAGEFAVVRDIRITIDGITDITVRPGVSPVELDKAVTSAKRAFEAELERLDVDSVAQARERADARADAEAVRAEAESTLAVLLGQDRREDLEAAFARAQQIVGTEDDEQPDSARLGDLEAAATKAEQTADDAQAEVEAARVELERTRTSRDDARVETVRAQTSLQEAETQHERLTNSLAHAREADSDADLAEAVDVAGARVSKVKSQVDEARVVYQAADPDTLDLKLQNARNLVGSKETQREEVRQEVDRLSALIDDRASEGIYEKLADAEETMESARRKQARLERQAQAIALLRTTVFKYKEEAQRQYVAPFKEQIERLGRLVFGAGLSVEVSEDLEIVSRTLNQRTVPFESLSGGTREQLALIGRLAVATLVDSDSGAPVVLDDAFGFADAERLNALNVILGTVGQNAQVILLTCQPDRFARLGGAKTVSLV, encoded by the coding sequence ATGAGATTCCATTCCATCCACCTGCGAAACTATCGCGGCATCGCGGACTCCCGAGTCGAGTTCGGTGATGGAGTCACGGTCGTCGAAGGTCCCAACGAGGCCGGCAAATCCTCGATCCATGAAGCCATCACCCATCTGCGTGAGGACAAATCGAGTTCGCGTAAGGCCAGCGTCAAACAGACCCAACCGGTCGGTGTCGATGCGGGGCCGGACGTGGAACTGCATCTGAGCACCGGTGACTACGAGCTCAGATACCGCAAGCGCTGGATCAGACAGTCCTTCACCGAACTCAACATCATCGGCCCCAGACCTGAGCAGCTGAGCAGCGACGACGCCCACGACCGGTTCCTCGCTATTCTCGCCGACACCATCGATGTCGACCTCCTCGTCGCCCTCGACGTGGCGCAGGGAGAGAGCCTGGCACAGGCTCCGCTGGCTCAGATCAAAGCTCTGCACAGTGCACTCGACGAATCGGGCGTCGATGTCGCCGATCACGATGACTTCCTCGACCAGGTCGAAGCCGAGTACCTGAAATACTTCACCAAGAACGGCAACGCGACCGGAGACTACAAGGCGGCCAATGCTCAGGTCTCTGCCGCCGAAGTCGCCTTCGACGAGCTGAAAGAACGCAGCCGCGGCATGGACGAACTCGTCGACAGCCATGCTCGATCAGCGACCCGTTTGGAGGAGGTGCGCACCGACCTGACACGGGCCTTTGCGGAGCGAGACGAGACCGAACAGTCCGCGAAGGACGTCGCCGAACTCAAGGCAGTCCTCGACCAGGCGGTCGAACACTCGCAATCGTCGCAGCGCGATGAGCAGATCGCGGCCGAAGCACTGGAAAGGCGCAAGAAGCTCATCGCGGACGTCGACTCCGGTCAGGCGACTGTGACGGAGACCCGGAGGACGGTCGCCGACCTGGAATCGGCGCAGAGCGACAAGGACGCCGAGTTCGAGCGCGCACAGCAGGGACTCAAAGAGAAACAGGCGGTCCTCGACTCCGCTCGAACACGAGTGAAAGCCGCCGCGAAGGCTGTGTCCAGGGCTCGTGCTCGCACGGAGCTGTCCGATCTCTCACGCCGACTCGAAACCATCCGCGACCACGATGAGAAGAAGAGCCGTGCCCAGGCGACGATCGGATCGATCCCGATCACGTCCGCGGACGTCGACACGGTGAGCTCACTCGAGACCGAACTGCGGATCGCGGAGAACGCGAAGACCGCTGCCGCGGCGCAGATCGACGCGAGGCAGCTCGGTGCACAGGGCGTCAGCGTCGACGGAACAGAACTCGGCGAGGGCTCAGCAGGCGAATTCGCCGTCGTCAGGGATATTCGGATCACGATCGACGGCATCACCGATATCACCGTGCGACCAGGTGTCTCACCCGTTGAACTCGACAAGGCGGTGACCTCTGCGAAGCGGGCATTCGAGGCGGAGCTCGAACGCCTCGACGTCGACTCCGTGGCTCAGGCCCGGGAGAGAGCCGATGCCCGCGCGGACGCGGAAGCAGTCAGAGCGGAGGCCGAGTCGACGCTCGCAGTCCTCCTCGGGCAGGACAGGCGCGAAGACCTCGAAGCCGCGTTCGCTCGTGCTCAGCAGATTGTGGGCACCGAGGACGACGAGCAACCGGACAGCGCCAGACTCGGCGATCTCGAAGCGGCAGCCACGAAAGCCGAACAGACAGCAGACGATGCGCAGGCCGAGGTCGAAGCCGCCCGCGTCGAGCTCGAACGGACAAGAACGAGCAGAGACGATGCGCGAGTCGAAACGGTCCGTGCGCAGACCAGTCTGCAGGAAGCCGAGACTCAGCACGAACGGCTGACGAACAGTTTGGCGCACGCGCGAGAAGCCGATTCCGACGCCGATCTGGCGGAAGCGGTGGACGTGGCCGGGGCTCGGGTGTCGAAGGTGAAATCGCAGGTGGACGAGGCGCGAGTCGTCTATCAGGCCGCCGACCCGGACACCCTGGACCTGAAGCTGCAGAATGCCCGCAACCTGGTCGGCAGCAAAGAGACCCAGCGGGAAGAGGTGCGACAAGAAGTCGACCGTCTCTCGGCCCTCATCGATGACCGCGCCAGCGAAGGCATCTACGAGAAGCTTGCCGATGCCGAAGAGACGATGGAATCCGCTCGGCGGAAACAGGCTCGCCTGGAACGTCAGGCGCAGGCGATCGCATTGCTGCGCACGACCGTGTTCAAGTACAAGGAAGAGGCACAGCGACAGTATGTGGCCCCATTCAAGGAACAGATCGAAAGACTGGGTCGACTCGTCTTCGGGGCCGGACTGTCCGTGGAGGTCTCGGAAGACCTCGAGATCGTCTCACGCACACTGAACCAACGCACCGTGCCCTTCGAATCGCTCTCGGGCGGGACGAGGGAGCAGCTGGCACTCATCGGCCGACTCGCGGTGGCCACGCTCGTCGACAGTGATTCGGGGGCACCCGTGGTCCTCGACGATGCCTTCGGCTTCGCCGACGCCGAGCGGCTGAACGCGCTCAACGTCATCCTCGGCACTGTCGGCCAGAACGCCCAAGTCATCCTGCTCACCTGCCAGCCCGACCGCTTCGCCCGCCTCGGCGGAGCCAAGACGGTCAGCCTGGTGTGA
- a CDS encoding metallophosphoesterase family protein: protein MRFVATGDWQLGMTAHYLSAEARPRFHRARLDAVKRIGEIAAERSCEFVIVCGDVFESNQLDRAIISRTFEALSAFTVPVVLLPGNHDPLDAASIYDSPAFASRQPDQVHVLRDGEPFEVVPGVEIVGAPWFSKRPQGDLVAHATHDLAEVAPGSVRIVAGHGAVSTLDPDRESLATIDADSLKTVLRGNRAQFIALGDRHATFSVDERIWYPGAPEVTSRREDDPGNILLVDIDPQTHASSVEKVHIGRWTYLIVEEDVNSEEDVGHLERRLADLPDKDSTAVWLILRGTLSTAAKSRLDEVLDHATDLFALVALWERHTDIAVIAADEDFADLGLSGYLQETLDELAVTAAGDAPSASAAQDALGLLYRFARSGS, encoded by the coding sequence ATGAGATTCGTCGCCACAGGAGACTGGCAGCTGGGCATGACGGCGCACTATCTCAGCGCCGAGGCCCGCCCGCGTTTCCACCGTGCCCGCCTTGACGCGGTCAAGCGCATCGGTGAGATCGCCGCCGAACGATCCTGTGAGTTCGTCATCGTCTGCGGTGACGTATTCGAGTCCAATCAGCTCGACCGCGCCATCATCTCCCGCACCTTCGAGGCTCTCAGCGCGTTCACGGTGCCCGTCGTCCTCCTGCCGGGCAACCACGATCCCCTCGACGCCGCCTCGATCTACGACTCTCCGGCCTTCGCCTCCCGGCAGCCGGACCAAGTCCATGTGCTGCGGGACGGCGAACCGTTCGAGGTCGTTCCCGGCGTCGAGATCGTCGGCGCCCCGTGGTTCTCGAAACGTCCCCAAGGTGACCTGGTGGCCCACGCAACCCATGACCTCGCCGAGGTGGCTCCGGGATCGGTGCGCATCGTCGCCGGTCACGGTGCCGTGAGCACCCTGGACCCCGATCGGGAATCCTTGGCGACGATCGACGCCGACAGCCTCAAGACCGTGCTGCGGGGCAATCGTGCCCAGTTCATCGCCCTCGGCGACCGTCACGCCACCTTCTCCGTGGACGAACGCATCTGGTATCCCGGCGCTCCGGAGGTGACGTCTCGGCGGGAGGACGATCCCGGAAACATCCTCCTCGTCGACATCGATCCGCAGACGCATGCGAGCTCGGTGGAGAAGGTGCACATCGGCCGGTGGACATATCTCATCGTCGAAGAGGACGTGAACTCGGAGGAGGACGTCGGCCACCTCGAGCGACGGCTGGCAGACCTGCCCGACAAAGACTCGACGGCTGTCTGGCTCATCCTCAGAGGAACCCTGTCGACGGCGGCGAAGTCGAGGCTCGACGAGGTCCTCGACCATGCCACCGACCTGTTCGCGCTGGTGGCACTGTGGGAGCGGCACACGGACATCGCCGTGATCGCCGCCGACGAGGACTTCGCCGACCTCGGGCTGAGCGGATACCTGCAGGAGACCCTCGACGAACTTGCGGTCACGGCGGCAGGAGACGCCCCCTCGGCTTCAGCGGCGCAGGACGCGCTGGGGCTCCTCTACCGATTTGCGAGGAGCGGATCATGA
- a CDS encoding ABC transporter ATP-binding protein: MTTTSLHASDLTLGYDRTPVVHGVSLSIAPGRVTALIGPNGSGKSTVLRSLAQLHPVSSGEVTTRSAGATTSATALSAREFARTVTLLSQSRPHPSGLSVREIVAYGRHPHRRRFSSLTEADKTAIDKALELTGTARMADRSVDRLSGGELQRVWLATCLAQETGVLLLDEPTNHLDLRYQAEILDLMRDLADDHRTAIGVVLHDLNHAAAVADDIVLLSEGRIRAAGSCEEVFTAEVLTEVYGLPITTRLDEDTGMVRIEALPRRRRSARAPARLASAV, encoded by the coding sequence GTGACCACAACCAGCCTGCATGCCTCTGACCTCACACTGGGCTACGACCGCACGCCGGTCGTCCATGGTGTTTCCCTCTCGATCGCCCCCGGCCGTGTGACGGCACTCATCGGTCCCAACGGCAGCGGAAAATCGACTGTGCTTCGGTCCTTGGCGCAGCTGCACCCGGTCAGTTCCGGGGAGGTGACGACCCGGTCCGCGGGAGCGACCACTTCCGCGACCGCACTGTCGGCGCGTGAATTCGCCCGCACGGTCACACTGCTCTCTCAGTCTCGGCCACATCCCTCCGGGCTGAGCGTGCGCGAGATCGTCGCCTATGGCCGACATCCGCATCGTCGCCGCTTCTCCTCACTCACCGAGGCCGACAAGACGGCGATCGACAAGGCGCTCGAACTGACCGGGACCGCCCGGATGGCCGATCGCTCGGTCGACCGGCTCTCCGGCGGCGAACTCCAAAGGGTGTGGCTGGCCACCTGCCTGGCCCAGGAGACGGGAGTCCTGCTGCTCGACGAACCCACGAATCACCTCGACCTGCGCTACCAGGCAGAGATCCTCGACCTCATGCGCGACCTCGCCGACGACCACAGGACCGCGATCGGCGTCGTCCTCCACGACCTCAACCATGCGGCAGCCGTCGCCGACGACATCGTGCTGCTCAGCGAAGGACGAATCCGGGCTGCCGGCAGCTGCGAAGAGGTCTTCACCGCCGAGGTGCTCACCGAGGTCTACGGTCTCCCGATCACCACACGCCTCGACGAGGACACCGGAATGGTGCGCATCGAGGCCCTGCCCCGCCGCCGTCGCTCGGCCCGCGCACCCGCGCGACTCGCAAGCGCGGTCTGA
- a CDS encoding ABC transporter substrate-binding protein: protein MTLTPLPRTRPRTTTFALASLTAACALTLSACGTTSTEASTDGGDSTSISGSCADDSSTTSAEPVSVKDDTGHEIALDEPAAKVVSLEWQYTEDLLSLCVNPTAVADAKGFTTWDTAEELPEDTADVGTRQEPNVESILAADPNLVIIETTARDDKIVGQLEDQGIAVMAMAGADGEDPIAYMKDTFSTLAEVTGRSERANSVLDDFDEKVAKSKQAIAAADPETKDFVYFDGWVNGSNVALRPFGQGSLFGELGEELGLNNVWTGEVDPAYGLGQTDIEGISKVGDANFLYTGTDDPESEDYVELLEKNDLWSDIPAVKDERTYAFPAGIWTFGGPKSAEQALDAYVDALTQ from the coding sequence ATGACCCTGACACCCCTGCCCCGAACACGTCCGCGCACGACGACATTCGCCCTCGCCTCCCTCACCGCGGCGTGCGCCCTCACACTGTCGGCCTGCGGCACCACATCGACCGAGGCTTCGACCGACGGTGGAGACTCGACATCGATTTCAGGATCGTGTGCCGACGACTCGAGCACCACCTCGGCGGAACCGGTCTCCGTCAAGGACGACACAGGTCATGAGATCGCACTCGATGAACCCGCGGCGAAGGTCGTCTCCCTCGAATGGCAGTACACCGAAGACCTGCTCTCCCTGTGCGTCAACCCGACCGCCGTCGCCGACGCGAAGGGCTTCACCACCTGGGACACAGCGGAGGAGCTGCCCGAGGACACCGCCGATGTCGGCACCCGCCAGGAGCCCAACGTCGAGTCGATCCTCGCGGCAGACCCGAACCTCGTCATCATCGAAACGACCGCCCGCGACGACAAGATCGTCGGCCAGCTCGAGGACCAGGGCATCGCCGTGATGGCAATGGCCGGTGCCGATGGCGAGGACCCGATCGCCTATATGAAAGACACCTTCAGCACGCTCGCCGAGGTGACCGGCCGCAGCGAGCGCGCGAACAGCGTCCTCGACGACTTCGACGAGAAGGTCGCGAAGTCGAAGCAGGCCATCGCGGCGGCCGATCCGGAGACGAAGGACTTCGTCTACTTCGACGGCTGGGTCAACGGGTCGAACGTGGCTCTGCGCCCCTTCGGCCAGGGATCGCTCTTCGGCGAGCTTGGCGAAGAACTGGGCCTGAACAACGTGTGGACCGGCGAGGTCGATCCGGCATACGGGCTGGGCCAGACCGACATCGAGGGCATTTCGAAGGTCGGCGACGCGAACTTCCTCTACACCGGCACCGACGACCCCGAGTCCGAGGACTACGTCGAGCTGCTGGAGAAGAACGACCTCTGGTCCGACATCCCGGCCGTCAAGGACGAGCGCACCTATGCGTTCCCGGCCGGCATCTGGACCTTCGGAGGCCCCAAGTCCGCCGAACAGGCACTCGACGCCTACGTCGACGCGCTGACCCAGTAG
- a CDS encoding iron ABC transporter permease has product MTAPAPTTMTTTASANESRDSTTAAPMRRPGAIGALSATGVLLGLLLVLALISFWHITQGTSGIGFRDLLAALTGASGSPAEAGPSAHDILIGSRLPRVGAGILVGVALGVAGALFQSLARNPLASPDTLAVTGGAYFAVTVVTAFGLSIPVWASGGVAFIGGLLAAALVLGLAGGAASSTTRLVLAGTATALALQAGTSTLLILFAEETTSLFSWGSGTLNQLDGTAAVRSIPVIGLIIVAAIVLSRRLDLLSLGDDAASVLGVPIRSTRAIGILLAVILTATAVTLAGPIGFVGLCAPVIARLLARLLPVLGKHAVMIPATALIGAITVILADALLRAIVGATEAITLPSGVTTTVLGAIVLVLLARSTRSSGPAPATSAAKSRAHGPRRAALVIGMAVVLLVVVAILALLTGERFYLLGDVMLWIQDQAAPGISFAFDSRAPRVAGALAAGAALGLSGTFVQAGARNPLAEPGLLGITGGAGLGAVIVVTLVPGATVVLISSVGVVGALVAFAIVYGLSWRGGMNTDRLVLIGIGMWFGFTALTTLFLVRANPWDTPALFTWLSGSTYGRAWVDVAPVSLVILIAIPLAFVWTRELDLLALDDDTPRLVGVPREPVRLAVLITAAVLAAVSVSAVGVVGFIGLVAPHAARALVGSRHARVVPTAMLLGALGLVGADALGRTVIAPAQIPAGLIVALIGAPYFVYLLARSRA; this is encoded by the coding sequence ATGACCGCTCCCGCACCCACGACGATGACCACGACCGCCTCGGCGAACGAATCGAGGGACTCGACGACCGCTGCACCCATGCGCAGGCCCGGAGCCATCGGAGCACTCTCGGCCACCGGCGTCCTCCTCGGGCTGCTCCTCGTCCTCGCCCTGATCTCGTTCTGGCACATCACTCAGGGCACCTCGGGGATCGGTTTCCGGGACCTGCTTGCGGCCCTGACCGGAGCATCGGGCTCCCCCGCCGAGGCGGGCCCCAGTGCCCATGACATCCTCATCGGATCCCGGCTTCCGCGCGTGGGTGCAGGAATACTCGTCGGTGTCGCACTCGGAGTGGCCGGTGCGCTGTTCCAGTCCCTGGCCCGCAACCCGCTGGCCTCACCGGACACGCTGGCCGTCACGGGCGGCGCATACTTCGCCGTCACCGTGGTCACGGCCTTCGGTCTCTCGATCCCCGTGTGGGCCTCCGGAGGTGTCGCCTTCATCGGTGGCTTGCTCGCCGCGGCTCTGGTGCTCGGGCTGGCCGGCGGGGCGGCGTCGTCGACGACTCGATTGGTGCTTGCCGGGACCGCGACCGCCCTGGCGCTGCAGGCGGGCACGTCGACCCTGCTCATCCTGTTCGCCGAGGAGACGACGAGCCTGTTCTCGTGGGGTTCTGGCACCCTCAATCAGCTCGACGGCACCGCGGCAGTGCGCAGCATTCCCGTCATCGGTCTCATCATCGTCGCCGCCATCGTGCTCTCACGACGGCTGGACCTGCTCAGCCTCGGCGATGACGCCGCCTCTGTCCTGGGCGTGCCGATCCGTTCGACCCGGGCGATCGGGATTCTGCTCGCCGTCATCCTCACGGCCACGGCCGTGACCCTGGCCGGACCGATCGGGTTCGTCGGACTCTGCGCTCCGGTCATCGCCCGACTGCTCGCTCGCCTGCTGCCGGTGCTGGGCAAGCATGCGGTGATGATTCCGGCCACGGCGCTCATCGGTGCGATCACCGTCATCCTCGCCGATGCGCTGCTGCGCGCGATCGTCGGAGCCACCGAGGCGATCACCCTGCCGTCGGGAGTGACGACGACGGTGCTCGGCGCGATCGTCCTCGTGCTGCTGGCCCGCTCGACGCGTTCCTCGGGTCCTGCACCGGCGACCTCTGCGGCCAAGTCACGTGCACACGGTCCACGTCGTGCCGCACTGGTCATCGGTATGGCGGTCGTGCTGCTGGTCGTTGTTGCGATCCTCGCCCTGCTCACGGGAGAACGGTTCTACCTCCTCGGCGATGTGATGCTGTGGATCCAGGACCAGGCGGCACCGGGGATCTCCTTCGCCTTCGACTCCCGCGCCCCACGTGTGGCAGGTGCCCTGGCCGCCGGTGCCGCTCTCGGACTGTCGGGCACGTTCGTCCAGGCCGGCGCCCGCAACCCGTTGGCCGAGCCGGGTCTGCTCGGCATCACCGGCGGCGCCGGGCTGGGGGCCGTCATCGTCGTCACACTGGTTCCGGGCGCCACCGTTGTGCTGATTTCGAGCGTGGGAGTCGTCGGTGCACTCGTGGCCTTCGCCATCGTCTACGGGCTCTCATGGCGCGGTGGGATGAACACCGACAGGCTCGTACTCATCGGCATCGGCATGTGGTTCGGCTTCACCGCTCTGACCACGCTGTTCCTCGTCCGGGCGAATCCGTGGGACACACCGGCACTGTTCACCTGGCTCTCCGGGTCGACCTACGGTCGTGCCTGGGTCGATGTCGCACCCGTGTCACTCGTCATCCTCATCGCGATTCCGTTGGCCTTCGTCTGGACTCGCGAGCTCGATCTGCTGGCCCTCGACGACGATACGCCGAGGCTGGTCGGCGTCCCACGTGAACCCGTCCGTCTGGCCGTGCTCATCACCGCCGCGGTGCTTGCCGCCGTCAGCGTCTCGGCCGTCGGCGTGGTCGGATTCATCGGGCTCGTCGCTCCGCACGCCGCCCGTGCCCTCGTTGGCAGCCGGCATGCCCGAGTGGTCCCGACTGCCATGCTCCTCGGCGCGCTGGGCCTTGTCGGCGCCGATGCCCTGGGCCGTACGGTTATCGCCCCCGCCCAGATTCCCGCGGGTCTCATCGTCGCCCTCATCGGCGCCCCCTACTTCGTGTACCTGCTGGCACGCTCGCGGGCCTGA
- a CDS encoding ABC transporter substrate-binding protein, giving the protein MKVRLPRRALAIGSALALTFGLAACSGGDSEGGAAGDAIVAETAFNLKTIDPHRQFEFTGSTIDNAIYQTALEFEDGDLTKPTDSLCSYEMSDNDKKMTLTLEQKDAKFSNGDPVTVDDIVFSFKRLQGIEGNPSFFLDGVTVKKVDDETVELISKKPNPALPYILPNSSIGIVNSKVVKENEGTTDKNDGAEQFLNQNSQGSGPYKVETYDADSKVVLTANEHYNGPAPKFSKVVLRNVSAETQVTDIQSGQADVSFDLSSDQVETLDKNAVQISSLPSTRSIYIFNNTDEEIGGPTADPNFRKAVASALDYDKILDLAGENGQRMASPVPNEFNGAVPKDQAPDRDLDKAKKLLDEAGYEGEAVPFHYASDEAVNGMDIAQLAQTIQAQLKEAGIKLSLKPAPSATQLDGFRAAEQPMGIGTWGADYPDPSNYNVFVPGGSVAERVNWAEGDNPEIDELAAAATETEGEDRGPAYAKLFQATTETGIWVPLVQPVSTVVVSNRIESYVSNADVTFDFAKAE; this is encoded by the coding sequence ATGAAGGTCCGTCTCCCCCGCCGAGCGCTCGCGATCGGTTCAGCCCTTGCTCTCACATTCGGTCTGGCCGCATGCAGCGGAGGAGACTCCGAAGGCGGAGCGGCGGGTGACGCGATCGTCGCTGAGACCGCCTTCAACCTCAAGACGATCGATCCCCACCGCCAGTTCGAGTTCACCGGTTCGACGATCGACAATGCGATCTATCAGACGGCTCTCGAATTCGAGGACGGCGACCTGACCAAGCCGACCGACAGCCTGTGCTCATACGAGATGTCGGACAACGACAAGAAGATGACCCTGACGCTTGAGCAGAAGGATGCGAAGTTCTCCAACGGAGATCCCGTCACGGTCGACGACATCGTCTTCTCCTTCAAACGTCTGCAGGGCATCGAAGGCAACCCGTCCTTCTTCCTCGACGGCGTCACGGTCAAGAAGGTCGACGATGAGACCGTCGAGCTGATCAGCAAGAAGCCCAATCCCGCGCTTCCCTACATTCTCCCCAACTCCTCGATCGGCATCGTGAACTCGAAGGTCGTCAAGGAGAACGAGGGCACCACCGATAAGAACGACGGCGCCGAGCAGTTCCTCAACCAGAACTCGCAAGGATCGGGCCCGTACAAGGTCGAGACATACGACGCCGACAGCAAAGTTGTGCTCACGGCCAACGAGCACTACAACGGACCGGCGCCGAAGTTCTCCAAGGTCGTCCTGCGCAATGTCTCCGCCGAAACTCAGGTCACTGACATCCAATCGGGTCAGGCTGATGTGTCCTTCGACCTCAGCTCGGACCAGGTGGAGACCCTCGACAAGAACGCGGTCCAGATCTCGTCCCTGCCGTCGACGCGCAGCATCTACATCTTCAACAACACCGATGAGGAGATCGGTGGTCCCACGGCCGATCCCAACTTCAGAAAGGCCGTCGCCTCGGCTCTGGACTACGACAAGATCCTCGATCTGGCCGGTGAGAACGGCCAGCGCATGGCCAGCCCGGTGCCGAACGAATTCAACGGGGCCGTACCCAAGGACCAGGCACCGGACCGTGACCTGGACAAGGCGAAGAAGCTGCTGGACGAGGCCGGCTACGAAGGCGAGGCCGTCCCCTTCCACTACGCCAGCGACGAGGCGGTCAACGGCATGGACATCGCCCAGCTGGCACAGACGATTCAGGCCCAGCTCAAAGAGGCAGGCATCAAGCTCTCACTGAAACCGGCACCGAGCGCCACACAGCTCGACGGCTTCCGTGCCGCAGAGCAGCCCATGGGAATCGGCACCTGGGGTGCCGACTACCCCGACCCATCGAACTACAACGTCTTCGTCCCCGGAGGCAGCGTCGCCGAGCGTGTCAATTGGGCAGAGGGAGACAACCCCGAGATCGACGAACTGGCCGCGGCCGCCACCGAGACCGAAGGCGAGGACCGCGGACCCGCCTACGCCAAGCTGTTCCAAGCGACCACGGAGACCGGCATCTGGGTGCCCTTGGTCCAGCCGGTGAGCACGGTGGTCGTCAGCAATCGCATCGAATCCTACGTCTCCAACGCCGACGTCACATTCGACTTCGCGAAAGCTGAGTGA
- a CDS encoding ABC transporter permease, whose translation MSVSATDQQKNLSPPKIHPLLRFILVRIGISILLIWGVTVVTFLMTNLVPTDPVAAILGDRAAADPEIVAQTRDRLGLDQPLIVQYITYLGNLLHGDLGVSNQTRVPVLESIGQVFPASIELGIGAILLSVIIGLLLGLLSALKQNTIVDHAIRTLSLIGISAPTFWIAAVGYFVFFFKLRVVGGAGRLDPWLTPPPRVTGLYTVDSLLAGQMATFTNALGHLILPSCVLALFTIGLLTRFSRSSVLDIIKLDYVTAARAKGLAPRTVVFKYIFRGALVPVITVVGLAFGSLLSGAVLTETVFAWNGLGQYAYRGATTLDLPVIMGVGLVIGIVYIIVNFVVDLIYGFVDPRVRVR comes from the coding sequence ATGTCGGTTTCGGCCACCGATCAGCAGAAGAACCTCAGCCCACCGAAGATCCACCCGCTCCTGCGCTTCATCCTGGTCCGGATCGGAATCAGCATCCTCCTGATCTGGGGCGTGACCGTCGTGACGTTCCTGATGACGAACCTGGTTCCGACGGACCCGGTGGCCGCCATCCTGGGAGATCGTGCCGCTGCGGACCCTGAGATCGTGGCCCAGACGCGTGATCGACTCGGTTTGGATCAGCCCCTGATCGTCCAGTACATCACCTACCTGGGCAATCTGCTCCACGGTGATCTGGGAGTGTCCAATCAGACGCGGGTTCCGGTGCTGGAGTCGATCGGGCAGGTATTCCCCGCGTCGATCGAACTCGGCATCGGAGCGATCCTCCTGTCCGTGATCATCGGTCTGCTGCTGGGGCTGCTCAGCGCGCTCAAACAGAACACGATCGTCGACCACGCCATCCGCACACTGAGCCTGATCGGCATCTCGGCCCCGACGTTCTGGATCGCGGCGGTCGGCTACTTCGTCTTCTTCTTCAAACTCAGAGTCGTCGGCGGGGCCGGCCGACTCGACCCCTGGCTCACACCGCCTCCCCGCGTGACGGGCCTGTACACGGTCGATTCCCTCCTGGCCGGTCAGATGGCCACATTCACCAATGCGCTCGGGCATCTGATCCTCCCCTCGTGCGTCCTTGCGCTGTTCACGATCGGACTGTTGACACGGTTCAGCCGCTCGAGCGTGCTCGACATCATCAAACTCGACTACGTCACGGCAGCCAGGGCGAAGGGGCTGGCCCCTCGGACGGTCGTATTCAAGTACATCTTCCGCGGCGCTCTGGTCCCGGTCATCACGGTCGTCGGTCTGGCCTTCGGGTCACTGCTGTCCGGGGCGGTGCTCACGGAGACCGTCTTCGCCTGGAACGGCCTCGGGCAGTATGCCTACCGCGGAGCGACGACTCTCGACCTGCCCGTGATCATGGGTGTCGGCCTCGTCATCGGAATCGTCTACATCATCGTCAATTTCGTCGTCGACCTGATCTACGGCTTCGTCGACCCGAGAGTGAGGGTGCGATGA